The genomic window GCGCTTTGTATTCAGATGGCAGCTGTCTCCTGGGGACTGGGCTTTCTCAACTCATTGACAGAAACAATTCTTGCAGTACAGTTGCCCTTCTGTGGAAAAAATCTCATCAATCATTTTGTTTGTGAAATATTGGCTTTTGTCAAGCTATCTTGCACAGATATATCCTTGAGTGAGATTACTATCATGGTGGgcaatgtaatatttttatttgttccatTACTGTTGATTTGTATCTCCTACATTTTCATCCTTTCCACTGTACTAAGAATCAATTCAGCCgaaggaagaaaaaaggcttTTTCCACCTGTTCAGCCCACATAATGGTGGTGACTGTGTTTTATGGGACAATCCTCTTCATGTATATGAAGCCAAAGTCCAAAGACGCTACTTTTGATAAATCGATTGCCCTGTTCTATGGAGTCGTCACACCGATGCTCAATCCTATCATCTATAGCCTGAGGAATACAGAAGTGCGTGGCGCTATGAGAAAATTGACAGCTAGACTGGTTCTGGAGGAAAGAATGAGAAATTTGCATCTTTGAATTTATGCACAAAATAAGCTCATATATTGGATGCAAGGTTTTCAGTACAagcagaacaaaggaaataaaggcTATACGTAAAATCACAGAATTTAAGAGTTGGGAAGAAATTTCAGGGTAATAATCTAATTCCATTATTTATGAAAATAGCATAAAAATGTAGGGACATGTAGTCCATGAAGTGAGAACAAACtttcagaaacaagaaaaaaattgaaattaaacttTTCCAGAAATATCCAGGTTtaatttttcacaattaaaaatatgtatttttcattccCCTTTTTGAGAGAACTACTTGAGttcatgttttttctctttattactcATTATTGCTTTACTCAGGGACTTGATCGGCCCCAACCTCCTTTttctagtgtatatatatatatatacatatatatacactatatatatatatatatatatacatatatatatgtatacatgtatatgtatatgtatatgtatacatgtatatgtatatatatatacatatatatacacttctTCTTTCCCTTGCTGTGTTTCTTCTACCCAGTCTGCTACACTATGCTGCATGCACTATGTAGTTAACCAAATATATCCTGTTCTTTCACACTTAAGGACAATAGTATACATCACTTCATCCCCATTATCATATTTCTCCTATGGTGAAAACTCAGGCATctaattaaagaaaattcaaatgtttTATCTTCTGAAAAATCCTTTCAAATTTACCCACAGTGATAGCTctgtttacaattgccaagatatggaagcaacctaagtgtccatcagctgatgaatggataaagaagatataatgtgtgtgtgtgtatatatatgtgtgtgaatatcGTTGTTGCTTACTTGCTATGTCCAAAACTTTTGGGAACCCATAGACTGTCCCCTGCTGTCTTCTAAGATCTGTCTaagagatttctcaggcaagaatactggagtgggttgccatttccttctcctggggatcttcttgacccagagatcgaatctgtatgtcctgaattggcagagggatctttaccattgaaccatcaGAAAAGCcccaatagaatattactcagccacaaaggaagaatgaaattctgccaccTAAAGCAACATAGATATACCTAGAATATATTACAtttagtgaaatgagtcagagaatgacaaatactctATGTTATTACTTttacatgaaatctaaaaaacagaaCTAGTGAATTTATGTTAACAAACAGtaacagagtcacagatatagagaacaagctaGTAGTCATCAGtgaggagagggaaatggggaggATGAGCCCAGGTATGGAATCAAGAgacacaaactattatgtataaataagcaacaagattTCCTTTCCAGAAGAGGAAATATATCCATTATTGTCTATTAATACCTTAAATGGAGTACAATCCATAAAAGTAGTAAATCACCATGCTGTATAactgaaacaaatacaatattgtaaatcaactctatttcaatagaaaagaagtaaaaattaaaaatacggAAATAAGGATGCATCCTTCATCCATGTAACATAAGAATTTTCAGGTGCATGTATTCTGAAAGGTGGGAGTAATTAAGGACAATGTTTCTACCATTAATCTCTTTTTTATAAcctatatcttttttaaaaaatgtattttcagaaaaCTTACCACATACATTTTGTTTGTAGTtctgtatattaaaatttatcaGCTGTGAGGAcaagtattaaaattaaaattccactTGTGATCATTATCATATTATAAGAAGAAAAGGATGTAAGTGTGGGAACTGTGGAGAGATAGAGGTAAAGTGAATCAAAAGAAATGGGAGCTCAATTATATACAGGACATGACACAAGAGATAAGTAAACATATGAGGTATAGTAAGAGCCTGCTTACCACTGACAGAAGAGttacacacacagaaagagaaaaactagaaTAAACCATGAGATACTGGGTAAGAAGATAGTGTGAACTCACTGCTTTCAG from Bos indicus x Bos taurus breed Angus x Brahman F1 hybrid chromosome 8, Bos_hybrid_MaternalHap_v2.0, whole genome shotgun sequence includes these protein-coding regions:
- the LOC113897501 gene encoding olfactory receptor 13C7-like, whose translation is MERTSWTDIEFILQGLSEHPRAEKLLFAMCLLMYLVILLGNSTLIILTLLDSHLHTPMYFFLCHLSFLDIWYTSSFIPSMLIHFLSEKKTISFTRCVVQMSVSYTMGSTECVLLAVMAYDRSIAICNPLRYPIIINKALCIQMAAVSWGLGFLNSLTETILAVQLPFCGKNLINHFVCEILAFVKLSCTDISLSEITIMVGNVIFLFVPLLLICISYIFILSTVLRINSAEGRKKAFSTCSAHIMVVTVFYGTILFMYMKPKSKDATFDKSIALFYGVVTPMLNPIIYSLRNTEVRGAMRKLTARLVLEERMRNLHL